From Rutidosis leptorrhynchoides isolate AG116_Rl617_1_P2 chromosome 3, CSIRO_AGI_Rlap_v1, whole genome shotgun sequence, a single genomic window includes:
- the LOC139900709 gene encoding uncharacterized protein: protein MSPNATTPVHHLSLRSVLEKEKLNDTNFLDWYRNLRIVLKVEKKSYILDGPVPEEPPANATESIRDAWTKHTDDSTEVACLMLSTMIPDLQKDLEHHDAFEMLKQLKEMFQLQARQQRFETVRALHACKMAEGTSVSSYVLKMKSYIDQLERLGSSIGPELAIDLILNSLPKSYDQFVLNYNMNNLEKSISELHLMLKTAEKNIPSKTSEVLMIREGKIKKSQAKGKGKGKPKSQGNYKGKKFVPKDSVKKKEKPAKDATCFHCGEIGHWKRNCPTYLAELKKTKASNASTLGTKKD, encoded by the exons atgtcaCCCAATGCAACTACACCCGTTCACCACCTTTCTCTAAGATCTGTCTTAGAGAAGGAAAAACTCAATGATACAAACTTCTTAGACTGGTATCGTAatttgagaattgttctcaaagtcGAAAAGAAGTCGTATATACTTGATGGACCAGTTCCCGAGGAACCCCCTGCTAATGCCACTGAGAGCATCCGAGATGCTTGGACTAAACACACGGATGACTCCACAGAGGTAGCATGCCTCATGTTATCCACCATGATTCCAGACTTACAAAAGGACCTGGAACATCATGATGCCTTTGAGATGCTTAAGCAGCTAAAGGAAATGTTCCAACTACAAGCTAGGCAACAACGCTTTGAAACTGTCAGAGCGTTACACGCATGCAAGATGGCAGAGGGGACATCTGTAAGCTCTTATGTTCTGAAAATGAAGAGCTACATAGATCAACTTGAGAGGCTTGGATCTTCCATTGGTCCTGAATTGGCAATAGACTTGATCCTCAACTCACTACCAAAGTCATATGACCAGTTCGTATTGAACTACAATATGAACAATTTGGAGAAATCTATCTCGGAGTTGCATTTAATGCTTAAGACTGCCGAGAAGAATATTCCATCCAAAACCTCTGAAGTCCTCATGATTCGGGAAGGAAAAATCAAGAAGTCGCAAGCTAAAGGCAAAGGTAAAGGCAAACCTAAGAGTCAAGGCAACTACAAAGGCAAAAAGTTTGTCCCAAAGGATTCTGTCAAGAAGAAAGAAAAACCTGCCAAAGATGCCACTTGTTTCCATTGTGGAGAAATTGGTCATTGGAAGCGAAACTGCCCGACTTACCTTGCAGAGCTGAAAAAGACAAAGGCTAGCAATGCTAGCACCTTAG GGACTAAGAAAGATTAA